The Treponema sp. Marseille-Q3903 genomic interval CAGATGAAAATTTCATCACCGTCGGCAATCAGTGTGTTTGCGCTCTTTATGATCATGGTTGTGTGTGGGTACAATTTTGTAACAATGCGGGCGAGCTTAATTTTAATCTCTGTCGAGGAGATAAGCGTTTTGATATCGATATCTTCTCCAATCTTTGTAATCAAACGCACAAATTCAGCGAGGTGCGGCGTCAAAATAATTTTTGAGTTTGGAATCGAGTTGAGTTCTTCAAGCAGCGGACATATTTTGTCATAGTAAAAAAATCCTGCATCTAAAACGACAGCCGGTGAATTTACAGATTTGAACCAAGCCACCATGGAAGTCAAACAGTCGGAAACTGCTGAAAAATGTTTTTCCTCCATATTCAGTCCAGACCCTGCTACAATCGCAGTTGTCTTTTCCGGTATCTTATCTGAAATCATCAGTTCCGGAGATATTTTGAACTGACCCAAATTTGACTGTTTTGTTTCCAAAAGCGTTGTAAGCCCGCTGCCAAAGTTCATCGCTGCTGTCCCTGCGATTATTCCAGCTCCTGCTTTTTCTCCGACTAGAATTGTCGTGTGACCGTACGTTCCTTTATTTGCCGAGCGGTTTTTGCGGAGCGGAGGATTTATGTCCGACTTTTCAATCAAAAATGCTGCGTGCGGAAAACCCGATTCAAGCTTGCCTCTTTCAATTCCGATGTCAGCGACGATGATTTTTCCACATACAGCTTTTGCCTTATCATCGAACAAAGAGAGTTTTTGCTCTCCCATCGTAATTGTAAAATCAGCTTTAAAATAAAGCGCCGATGGAATATCGCATGCAATTTTTAAAGCAGCCAAACTGTTTGCCCAGTCGAGCAATTTTTTTGCATCTTCGCTTAGCTCTCCGTGAAAACCGATGCCGTAAAGGCAATCAACTACAACGTCATAGTATGGTAAACATTTTGTCGAAGAATTTTCAAAATCCGTGAATATTTTTATGCCGAGTTTTTTACATATCTCGTGTTGGCGTTTTGCTTCTTCAGCGGACGGAGATTCAAACTGCAAAACAGATAAATTGCAGTTTTTATTTTGCATTTGAATCAATCTTGCAAGAGCGTATCCGTCTCCGCCGTTGTTTCCTTTTCCACAGATAATTAAAACAGATTCGGGATTTTTTTTGATGATAAAATCAGCCATTTTTTTTGCGGCGTTTTCCATCATCAAAAAAGGCGGTATCGAAAACTTTTCTTTTGCCGATTTTTCCAACTGATACGGATCTGCGTATATTTTTTGCATTTTAGATAAAAAATCCTTTTTTTAGTTCAAACTAGTTTTAAGCAAGAAAACAATCAGCATTCAGTCAATAAGACTATCAGCTTTAAATCTTTTACTTAAAGCTCTTATCTTAAAAATATCATTCCGATTATTCCGGCAGGAATCAGATATGCAGCAAACCACTGCAATTTTCCTTTTTGAATAATCTTCATCAAAAGTGTCAATGAAATGTAACCTGCGGCAAAAGCGGCTACACAGCCGGCAACGATAGGAGCGGCACCGATTGTCTGTGATACTTTTTCTAAATCTTTTACTTCAAGAATAAACGCACCGAGAATTGCAGGAATTGAAATTATGAACGAATATTCCCCTGCGACTTTTCTGTCTACACCGGCAAAAAGAGCTCCGGCGATTGTAGAACCAGAACGGCTTATTCCAGGCAAAGTTCCAACGCCCTGCATAAAACCTATAAAAAGCGCTTGAATTGCCGAAACAGGGCTTTTTGGGTTTCCTGCCGGCTTTATTTTGCTTTCATTGCGTTTTTCTATCATCGCAGAAAAAATCAGCAAAATAGCTGTAATGACAAATCCTGCACAGACATATTTTACAGAAAGATTTGGGATAAGTTTGCTTGTTGCAATTCCAATAACTCCGGTTACTGCAGTAGAAATGATAATCGCAATTATCATGCGCCTGTTTTGTTTTTCATTTTCATCTGCCTGCTTTTGAGCAATCCATCTTGCGAGTGTTTTTAGAAGTTCCCAAATTTTACGCCTGAAATAAAGACATACGGCAGCGAGTGTTGCAAGATGAAGCAAGACATCAAAAAGGATAGGAACATCTCCAAGTCCAAACAGATTTTTTGCCACATCAAGATGCCCCGAAGAAGAAATAGGAAGAAATTCTGCGACTCCCTGTAAAATCCCAAGTAAAATTCCCTGAATCACGCTCATTTTATTCGTTTTCCTTTTGTTTTCGTTTTGAGAGTTTATATGCGATTAAACCGTAAAAGACAGAAAATACAATCATCAAAAAGCATAGTATTTGCCCTGTCGAAAAGTTTAACACAGATGTGTTTGTGTAAAGTGGAGCAGCTGAATCTTTTGCAATTCTGTATCCGATATCTGCGTCCGGTTCACGGAAATATTCGATGAAAAAACGGAAAAAACCGTATCCGCCGGCGTAGATTGCGCCTAACATCCCGTCAAATTTTTTGTGTTTTCTGCACAGCCGGATTATCAGCCACAATACTATTCCTTCAAAAAACGCTTCATAAAGCTGACTTGGGTGACGTGGAAGATTTACAAGCCCAGATTCAGGCAGCGACATTCCAATCGTTTTTGCAAATTGAGAAACCCAAGTCTGCGTTGAAGAAAAACGTTCAGCGTTTGGGAACACTATTCCCCACGGCATTGTTGTGATTCTACCATACAGTTCACCGTTCAAAAAGTTTCCTATTCTACCGAATGTATATCCAAGTGGAATTGCACAGACCATTGCGTCAATCCACTTTAGCATTGGCTGCTTTCGTTTTTTGCACCAGACAATCATTCCCACAAGCCCACCGACGAATCCGCCGTGATACGACATTCCTGCGAGCCCTGTAAAACGATGATTTGCGTCAAACGGCCAGAAAATCAGCCACGGCTTTTTCCAGTAAAGTCCGCTCGTGTCGTAAATCAAAGTAGAAAAAATACGAGCACCTATTAAAAGAAAAATTATTCCGGTGAAGATAAAACTGAATAAATCGTCTTCCGTTATTTTATATCTTTGTGTGTTTAACGCACCTTCTTTTGCCACCGTTTTTAAAACAAAATATGCAGTCAAAAAAGCAAATGCATACATCAACCCATACCAACGCAAAAGTCCCAAAAATTTAATTCCGGGAAAAATCTGCTGGTGAATCCATGAAGGGTAATTTAAATAAAGAAACATCTGTTAGTCCTCTTCGTGATAAGAATAAAAATTTGCGGCTGCGTACGGTTAAATCTTAAATCCCTGCTCTGCGGCTTTTATAAGCTTTGATTTTAGGAGATTGTTTTCTTTGCGCAACTGTGTCAGTTCGTATTGCTGTGTCTTTATCATCTCTGCAAGTTCACTTATTGTGAGAGAGCCGCCTGAAACAAGATCATCAATTCCTGAAAGACGGAAATTAAAATCGTCGTTTGCATCTTCTTCGACACCGCTAAAGTTATCATTTGAAAAACTATCCGGACTGAAATCGGAATCAAATGAGTGAGGCTTTGAAGATATAATCTTGTCTGCTATGCGATAAATCGCCTGCCCGAGAACGGATTGAGGCTTGTAAACGACGACAGGAAGCTGTGATGCAAGAGCTTTGTCCTGAAGCATATCACGGTACATAAGTCCTAGGTATTCAATCTCAAGTCCAAGATATTGATTGCATGACGATTTTATTCTCTGTGCTCTGTCTGCTTCCTGAGGATTTTCAATCATGTTCATGACAAGACGAGGACGGAACTGCTGCATTCTGTTTATAAACAACTGTGTTGTCTGAGGGTCTGTCACACCAAGCCCTTGAATGAGTTGAGGGATATAGAGTTTTTGCATCTGCTCTGTATTCTGCTTGAACTGATCGAGGTATGAGCGACCTGGAGTTCCGCGTTTAAAAGTTGTGTACAAAAGGCGGAAAACGGCGTTTTTTAAAAACAGATATCCGTTTAGAGTTGCTGTGACAGCAGGAGCCGAAACAAGGATTCCCTGCGGAGAGAGAAGGAACATATCCAAAATAAACTGATGAGTTCCTGCTCCAAGATCTAGAATAATATAATCAGTATCGATATTTTTGAGGTTTCTGATCAATTTTACTTTTTGGACATGCTTCAGAGAAGTTAAATCAGGAATCTGGCTATCGCCGGCAATAAAACTGACGTTCTGGTAATCAGTCGGCTGGATGATATCTTTGAATTCGCTTTTTTCAGTAAACCATGAACCCAAACTCGCTTTTCCGGGATGCTGACCTATTACGAGATGAAGATTTGAAGCACCTAAATCGAGGTCTGCGAGTACAACCCGTTTTCCCTGCTGTCCAAGTGCGATTGCTAAATTTGCGGCAAGAAGGCTTTTTCCTACTCCACCTTTTCCGCTGGCAATTGGTATAATCTGCGACATATTGGGAATTATATCATGTTTGCATATAAAAGTGAATTATAAGAAACCATTGTGCTAGATTTTTTAACACGAGTGACGTACAATAAAGCGATATGAAAAAAATCATTAAGACAATTTATTTTGCAATACTTCTTCTTGCATCACAATGCTTTGCAGAATCTTCAATCGGGAATGATACAAAAGTTTCCAGTTTCCAATATGTAAAAAAACTCAATTCCGTTTTTGATTTCGTTCTTCAAAATTATGTCGAAGAACTCGACCCTAAAATCCTTTATGAAGGTGCATTAAAAGGAATGATGGATTCAATAGGAGATCCATATACAGTTTATCTTGATATGAATACGATGCGCGAGTTGAATGATACTACTACAGGTGCGTTTGGAGGCGTCGGTCTTTCAATCTCAAAAGCATCAGAATCGACTGCAGAAAAACCTGCTTATGTTGAAGTTGCTTCTCCAATCGAAGATACTCCCGGTGCAAAAGCCGGAATTCAATCAGGGGATTTGATAACTGCCGTAGATGGTCTTCCAACTGGACCAATGACTATGAACGACGTTCTTCTGCATCTCAGAGGAGAAGTCGGTACTCCTGTGACTGTATCTATCCTACGCGGTTCGAATATAAAGTTTGATGTAACTTTGATTCGTGCGTTGATTGAAGTCCCGACTGTAAAATACGGAATGATTGAAGGATCAAAAACAGGTTATGTACGGTTGATTCAGTTTACGCCGGAGACTGCTTCGCGCCTTCAAGTTGCGATAGATTTTTTTAAATCTTCCGATTACAAAGGGCTTATCGTAGATTTGCGCGATAATCCGGGCGGACTTATCACAAGCGCCGTAGACGTGGCGAACAAGTTTATAAGTCAAGGACCTATAGTTTCTACAAAAAGCCGCCTTCTTTTTGAAAATCATCAGTTCACATCTTCAAAAGATACAACAACGGTAAATACTGATATTCCGATTGTAGTTCTTATAAATAAAGGTTCTGCGAGCGCTTCCGAAATTGTCTCAGGGGCACTAAAAGATTATCACATCGCTTATCTTGTCGGTGAAAGAACTTACGGAAAAGGTTCCGTTCAGCAAGTAATTCCTCTCAGCAATACAGATGGAATAAAACTGACGATGGCTCGGTATTACACTCCAAGCGATGTAAATATCGACAAAATCGGGATTCCACCTGATCTTGAAGTTTTGAATATGCCGGTTTTGTCAAAACTGCAGGAAGAAAAATACGTTGAGCTTATGAAATCAAATGAAATTTCAAAAATTGTAGACAGCAATAAAGATATGAAAGAATCTGATATTGCAGCAGCGGCAAAAAAACTCTCAGCCGCTTATCCGCTCGATGAACGGCTTTTGCGCAGGCTCATAAGAATTCAAGTTCAGAAAAATCATCCAGCTCCGCTTTATGATATGGACTGGGATTTACA includes:
- a CDS encoding NAD(P)H-hydrate dehydratase — encoded protein: MQKIYADPYQLEKSAKEKFSIPPFLMMENAAKKMADFIIKKNPESVLIICGKGNNGGDGYALARLIQMQNKNCNLSVLQFESPSAEEAKRQHEICKKLGIKIFTDFENSSTKCLPYYDVVVDCLYGIGFHGELSEDAKKLLDWANSLAALKIACDIPSALYFKADFTITMGEQKLSLFDDKAKAVCGKIIVADIGIERGKLESGFPHAAFLIEKSDINPPLRKNRSANKGTYGHTTILVGEKAGAGIIAGTAAMNFGSGLTTLLETKQSNLGQFKISPELMISDKIPEKTTAIVAGSGLNMEEKHFSAVSDCLTSMVAWFKSVNSPAVVLDAGFFYYDKICPLLEELNSIPNSKIILTPHLAEFVRLITKIGEDIDIKTLISSTEIKIKLARIVTKLYPHTTMIIKSANTLIADGDEIFICADGVQSLAKGGSGDVLAGMCGSLLAQGYTTKDAAITAVEMHALASQKIGAEAYNLTPEKLIENLA
- a CDS encoding undecaprenyl-diphosphate phosphatase, with product MSVIQGILLGILQGVAEFLPISSSGHLDVAKNLFGLGDVPILFDVLLHLATLAAVCLYFRRKIWELLKTLARWIAQKQADENEKQNRRMIIAIIISTAVTGVIGIATSKLIPNLSVKYVCAGFVITAILLIFSAMIEKRNESKIKPAGNPKSPVSAIQALFIGFMQGVGTLPGISRSGSTIAGALFAGVDRKVAGEYSFIISIPAILGAFILEVKDLEKVSQTIGAAPIVAGCVAAFAAGYISLTLLMKIIQKGKLQWFAAYLIPAGIIGMIFLR
- the lgt gene encoding prolipoprotein diacylglyceryl transferase, with amino-acid sequence MFLYLNYPSWIHQQIFPGIKFLGLLRWYGLMYAFAFLTAYFVLKTVAKEGALNTQRYKITEDDLFSFIFTGIIFLLIGARIFSTLIYDTSGLYWKKPWLIFWPFDANHRFTGLAGMSYHGGFVGGLVGMIVWCKKRKQPMLKWIDAMVCAIPLGYTFGRIGNFLNGELYGRITTMPWGIVFPNAERFSSTQTWVSQFAKTIGMSLPESGLVNLPRHPSQLYEAFFEGIVLWLIIRLCRKHKKFDGMLGAIYAGGYGFFRFFIEYFREPDADIGYRIAKDSAAPLYTNTSVLNFSTGQILCFLMIVFSVFYGLIAYKLSKRKQKENE
- a CDS encoding P-loop NTPase, which encodes MSQIIPIASGKGGVGKSLLAANLAIALGQQGKRVVLADLDLGASNLHLVIGQHPGKASLGSWFTEKSEFKDIIQPTDYQNVSFIAGDSQIPDLTSLKHVQKVKLIRNLKNIDTDYIILDLGAGTHQFILDMFLLSPQGILVSAPAVTATLNGYLFLKNAVFRLLYTTFKRGTPGRSYLDQFKQNTEQMQKLYIPQLIQGLGVTDPQTTQLFINRMQQFRPRLVMNMIENPQEADRAQRIKSSCNQYLGLEIEYLGLMYRDMLQDKALASQLPVVVYKPQSVLGQAIYRIADKIISSKPHSFDSDFSPDSFSNDNFSGVEEDANDDFNFRLSGIDDLVSGGSLTISELAEMIKTQQYELTQLRKENNLLKSKLIKAAEQGFKI
- a CDS encoding S41 family peptidase; this translates as MKKIIKTIYFAILLLASQCFAESSIGNDTKVSSFQYVKKLNSVFDFVLQNYVEELDPKILYEGALKGMMDSIGDPYTVYLDMNTMRELNDTTTGAFGGVGLSISKASESTAEKPAYVEVASPIEDTPGAKAGIQSGDLITAVDGLPTGPMTMNDVLLHLRGEVGTPVTVSILRGSNIKFDVTLIRALIEVPTVKYGMIEGSKTGYVRLIQFTPETASRLQVAIDFFKSSDYKGLIVDLRDNPGGLITSAVDVANKFISQGPIVSTKSRLLFENHQFTSSKDTTTVNTDIPIVVLINKGSASASEIVSGALKDYHIAYLVGERTYGKGSVQQVIPLSNTDGIKLTMARYYTPSDVNIDKIGIPPDLEVLNMPVLSKLQEEKYVELMKSNEISKIVDSNKDMKESDIAAAAKKLSAAYPLDERLLRRLIRIQVQKNHPAPLYDMDWDLQLKQAISIINDGKFKRLVSNTKTLKQLQEEVASAK